Proteins encoded by one window of bacterium:
- a CDS encoding helix-turn-helix transcriptional regulator: MEKIELSREVEAFLNLIKKIRLEKKLSHQKLADKAGLSRSMIGLLESHRRNPTILVSFKIAKALGVKLKDMIAKVER; this comes from the coding sequence ATGGAAAAGATTGAGTTATCTAGGGAAGTAGAAGCATTCTTGAACCTTATTAAAAAAATCCGCCTTGAGAAAAAATTGTCACATCAAAAGTTGGCTGACAAAGCGGGTTTAAGCCGCTCGATGATCGGCTTGTTGGAAAGCCACCGCAGGAATCCCACTATTTTGGTTTCTTTCAAGATCGCCAAAGCATTAGGTGTGAAGCTGAAGGATATGATTGCGAAGGTGGAGAGGTAG
- a CDS encoding SDR family oxidoreductase, with protein MHKEQALITGASGGIGLELAGIMAKAGHDLILIARNKNALDDLANTLREKHKVKVTVIAKDLSQAQAPKELYKEISAANLTVNILVNNAGFGDSGLFADADEHSTMDMLHVNMQALTRLTRLFLPAMLARKSGRLMNVASTAAFTPTPTMAVYCATKAYILSFTEALSEELRGTGVTATVLCPGVTSTGFAKRADTEAAFFIRLYSMRADTVARQGYKAMMKGKRRIITGVFNKFMVLFTVLTPNGLLVKLGRRMMSKNK; from the coding sequence ATGCATAAAGAACAAGCACTCATCACAGGTGCATCCGGCGGTATTGGTTTGGAGTTGGCTGGGATTATGGCCAAAGCCGGGCATGATCTCATCCTGATCGCGCGCAACAAAAATGCTCTGGATGACCTGGCAAACACCTTGCGTGAAAAACACAAAGTTAAAGTAACCGTAATTGCCAAGGATTTGTCACAAGCCCAGGCACCGAAAGAATTGTATAAAGAAATCAGTGCCGCAAATCTGACTGTAAACATCTTGGTCAACAACGCCGGCTTTGGTGACTCCGGTTTGTTCGCCGACGCCGATGAGCACTCAACAATGGATATGCTCCACGTAAATATGCAGGCTTTGACCCGGCTTACGCGCTTATTCCTCCCCGCCATGCTGGCACGCAAATCAGGACGCCTCATGAATGTCGCTTCCACTGCGGCTTTTACACCGACCCCCACCATGGCCGTCTATTGCGCCACCAAAGCCTATATCCTTTCATTTACGGAAGCACTTTCTGAAGAATTGCGCGGAACAGGTGTCACCGCAACGGTTCTATGCCCCGGTGTGACCAGCACCGGTTTTGCAAAGCGGGCTGACACAGAAGCCGCCTTCTTCATCAGGCTTTACAGCATGCGCGCAGACACCGTTGCCCGGCAAGGGTACAAAGCCATGATGAAAGGCAAGCGTAGAATCATCACCGGTGTGTTTAATAAATTCATGGTATTGTTCACAGTCCTAACACCCAATGGCCTGCTGGTCAAACTGGGACGACGAATGATGAGCAAAAATAAGTAG
- a CDS encoding nitroreductase family protein produces MNPVIDTIMQRRSVRFFKDKAIPQAMLETLLLAGSYAPSGNNLQPWRFVVVTDPSFRAKLAEKSLARYQQWIINAPEALQARRREIDAKVTDPVYYGAPAIIFVIGSGMTAEMDCPMACQNIMLAARSFELGSCWVYFGQLAMDDPEIREILALKEGEKIYGPLVLGYPREGFPPSPQKNSLKVKWV; encoded by the coding sequence ATGAATCCGGTTATTGACACGATCATGCAAAGACGTTCGGTCCGTTTTTTCAAAGATAAAGCGATCCCGCAAGCCATGCTGGAAACCCTGTTGTTGGCAGGCAGTTATGCCCCTTCAGGTAACAACCTTCAGCCCTGGCGCTTTGTGGTGGTCACAGATCCGTCTTTCCGCGCAAAGCTGGCGGAGAAAAGTCTCGCGCGCTACCAGCAATGGATTATCAATGCACCGGAGGCGTTGCAAGCACGCCGACGTGAGATTGATGCCAAGGTTACAGATCCGGTTTATTATGGTGCTCCGGCGATTATTTTTGTGATCGGGTCGGGGATGACGGCGGAGATGGATTGTCCCATGGCCTGTCAGAACATTATGCTGGCTGCCCGTTCGTTTGAGCTGGGAAGCTGCTGGGTTTATTTCGGGCAATTGGCCATGGATGATCCGGAAATCCGGGAGATACTGGCGTTAAAAGAGGGCGAGAAAATTTACGGCCCCCTTGTGTTGGGATATCCCCGGGAAGGGTTTCCTCCGTCACCCCAGAAAAACTCACTCAAAGTAAAATGGGTTTAA
- a CDS encoding Fic family protein, which produces MKKEGRYSTQGSIEDHYEPGSGNRVLKNKMGIKKIHEMDQVENDELLRVLKECTEKYDIVQRFNARDICNMHKMWLGSIYLWAGKYRSVNLTKNTFAFASVRLIPKLMQEFEEEILKKYTPCNYNEKDKVAEALAIVHVELVLIHPFREGNGRLARLLADLMAMQANLPPLVFRKLSQNKPRYHRAIQAGLDRNYKPMKKLFVMIIEDSLRSAS; this is translated from the coding sequence ATGAAAAAGGAAGGACGCTATAGCACACAAGGTTCAATTGAGGATCACTATGAACCGGGTTCTGGAAATCGAGTACTAAAAAATAAAATGGGTATTAAAAAGATTCACGAAATGGATCAAGTGGAAAATGATGAGCTTTTAAGGGTTTTAAAGGAATGTACTGAAAAGTATGACATTGTTCAGCGATTTAACGCGCGGGATATTTGCAATATGCATAAAATGTGGTTGGGTTCAATATATCTATGGGCAGGGAAGTACAGATCAGTTAATTTAACAAAAAACACGTTCGCATTTGCCTCTGTACGCCTCATCCCTAAGCTGATGCAGGAATTTGAAGAGGAAATTCTAAAGAAATATACCCCATGCAATTATAATGAAAAAGACAAAGTAGCCGAGGCATTGGCAATTGTTCATGTAGAATTGGTTTTGATTCATCCCTTCAGAGAAGGGAATGGCAGGTTGGCACGTCTTTTGGCAGATCTCATGGCGATGCAGGCAAATTTACCACCCTTGGTTTTCAGAAAACTAAGCCAAAACAAACCTAGATACCATCGTGCCATACAAGCGGGATTGGATAGAAATTATAAACCTATGAAAAAATTGTTTGTAATGATAATTGAGGATAGTCTTAGGAGCGCTTCTTAG
- a CDS encoding ATP-dependent Clp protease proteolytic subunit, which yields MPNWTEVLEELKDCRRIDALDFVRRKYLKELSEKLTRNVIAYYSGWLQKPNVGNAEINDDDKNGLMATIHGLDRSKGLDLILHTPGGNLTATESIVDYLRQMFGNNIRAIIPQIAMSSGTMIACSCSDIIMGKQSNIGPIDPQFGGIPAHGVIDEFKEALKKIKEDPESIPLWQSIVSKYHPTFLGECDKAIILSSEIVTNWLKTNMFKDDQDKDRKIEKIIECLNNHEDTKTHSRHIHVAQARDIGLKITLLEENPELQDLVLTVHHAFMHTFSNSDAVKIIENQNGNAIIYKIAAR from the coding sequence AACTATCTGAAAAGTTAACCAGAAACGTAATTGCTTACTACTCAGGGTGGCTTCAAAAACCTAATGTAGGCAATGCTGAAATTAATGACGATGATAAAAACGGATTAATGGCAACAATTCATGGTCTTGATAGAAGCAAAGGATTAGACCTCATACTACACACACCTGGTGGTAATCTCACAGCAACTGAATCAATAGTTGATTATCTTCGACAAATGTTTGGAAATAATATTCGCGCAATTATTCCTCAAATCGCGATGAGTTCAGGAACAATGATTGCATGTTCGTGTTCTGATATAATTATGGGCAAACAATCAAATATTGGTCCAATTGATCCACAATTTGGGGGTATTCCTGCTCATGGAGTCATTGACGAATTTAAAGAGGCTTTAAAGAAAATTAAAGAAGATCCAGAGAGCATTCCATTATGGCAAAGTATAGTATCAAAATATCATCCTACTTTTTTGGGTGAATGTGACAAAGCAATTATATTATCATCAGAAATTGTGACTAATTGGTTAAAAACAAATATGTTTAAAGATGACCAAGATAAAGACCGCAAAATCGAGAAAATAATTGAATGCTTAAATAACCATGAGGATACCAAAACGCATTCCAGACACATACATGTAGCGCAAGCACGAGACATTGGATTGAAAATTACGTTATTAGAAGAGAATCCGGAGTTACAGGATTTAGTATTGACAGTGCATCATGCATTCATGCATACGTTTTCTAATTCAGACGCAGTCAAAATAATCGAAAATCAAAACGGAAACGCAATTATATATAAAATTGCCGCTCGTTGA